One Vespa crabro chromosome 1, iyVesCrab1.2, whole genome shotgun sequence genomic region harbors:
- the LOC124423679 gene encoding tensin-1-like isoform X6 — translation MAHALRRISYATCEPRHAQFSFLAREPRAHFSIQYCHSFVTESAEQAEELNTIVGNAFRMAYVAQLQRQPILQDVISPQSSPHYRKDKQEHRTSWNKSLSGDSSIAGSGGGCRNSSSNSWLKSRTSPTSRSGSGSSAADMNVQLGSAGSPTLRLASVKTPNSIPGLRPSHNFTNVLGPITNEDEPKSISQQSTPSSDESNSPTELNSYKRLTDKPPLIKRLAMGLTGGRDVLGLNGEDDSCPLVSGSSTPTSPSNRPHSGGYINEAIIDSEGTRPSYNKIQPSETIDNTINASITAKNFNIENNRIGHNSPSSGTETEFKSKRRSQISTSSSSVPADGSTHGSTPTPPPLPERTDSLNNRSEEAELRKAPWFQAGIPREITLEVLSQEPEGAFMVRESTSKPGCYALSLRVPREFQPSGIAHYLIMRTNKGYKIKGFTKEFTTLTALITHHSVMPELLPCPLSLSRYNPSFVKSDSNKDFADIDSDPDYNTLADFRKMMADLNV, via the exons GCGGAAGAATTGAACACCATAGTCGGCAATGCTTTTCGTATGGCGTACGTGGCGCAGCTTCAGCGCCAACCGATCCTTCAGGATGTAATCTCGCCGCAATCCTCACCACACTATCGCAAGGACAAACAGGAACATCGAACCTCCTGG AACAAATCTTTGTCCGGCGACAGCTCGATCGCCGGGAGCGGAGGCGGTTGCAGGAATTCGTCCTCGAATTCGTGGCTGAAAAGTCGGACGTCGCCCACGTCCAGAAGTGGAAGCGGTTCGTCCGCAGCGGACATGAACGTACAGCTCGGCAGCGCCGGCTCGCCCACGTTGCGACTAGCCAGCGTAAAG ACACCAAATTCCATCCCGGGTCTACGGCCGTCGCATAACTTTACGAATGTCCTCGGTCCAATAACGAACGAGGATGAGCCGAAAAGTATTTCGCAGCAAAGTACGCCGAGTAGCGATGAGAGCAATTCACCAACGGAGTTGAACTCGTATAAGAGACTGACGGACAAGCCACCGCTGATAAAGCGTCTGGCGATGGGCCTAACCGGTGGGCGCGACGTTCTCGGATTAAATGGTGAAGACGACAGCTGTCCCCTCGTAAGCGGTAGCAGCACACCAACTAGCCCCTCAAACAGGCCACATTCCGGTGGCTATATCAACGAAGCGATTATCGACTCTGAAGGGACGAGACCGTCTTATAATAAGATACAACCTTCCGAGACCATCGATAACACCATCAATGCTTCCATCACTGCCAAAAactttaatattgaaaataacag GATAGGACACAATTCGCCGAGTTCGGGAACGGAAACGGAATTTAAATCGAAAAGAAGATCACAAATTAGTACCTCAAGTAGTTCGGTACCAGCAGATGGGAGTACTCATGGCTCGACACCGACACCCCCGCCTTTGCCAGAAAGAACGGACAGTTTGAATAATCGCAGCGAAGAAGCCGAATTACGCAAAGCACCTTGGTTCCAAGCTGGCATACCAAG GGAAATAACGTTGGAAGTGTTGAGTCAGGAGCCGGAAGGAGCCTTCATGGTACGAGAGAGCACCAGTAAACCCGGATGTTACGCCCTTTCGCTCCGAGTGCCGCGTGAATTTCAACCAAGCGGAATCGCCCATTATCTCATAATGCGAACTAACAAAGGCTACAAAATTAAg GGCTTTACGAAAGAATTCACAACGCTGACAGCCCTGATAACCCACCATTCCGTAATGCCAGAGCTGTTGCCATGTCCACTGTCGTTAAGCCGATACAATCCCAGCTTCGTGAAGAGCGACTCGAACAAGGATTTCGCGGACATCGACTCGGATCCGGATTACAACACGCTCGCGGATTTTCGCAAAATGATGGCCGATCTGAACGTCTAG
- the LOC124423724 gene encoding DDB1- and CUL4-associated factor 13, translating to MKVKILTRNPDEYLRETKRDIHKLPRNYDPSLHPFEAAREYTRALNAVKLDKIFAKPFIGNLEGHKDGISAVCKHPMRLSVLLSGAFDGELKIWNLSNRTSERSFLAHDGILRGIIFVPSGQHFITIGDDKTIKTWKAEKPSFGEEEEPVNTIISKTQLIGISHHRRDPIFATCGDTCQLWEETRNEPIRTFKWGVDSLHDVKYNPVETNLLAACSSDRSIILYDARETGPLRKIIMRLQTNKLSWNPMEAVTFTCANEDYNLYTYDIRTLKIPVNVHMDHVGAVIDVDYSPTGREFVSGSYDKSIRIYEVNKGHSREVYHTKRMQRITNVAWSLDNKYIISGSDEMNLRVWKARASEKLGVLKPREKTSLNYCNALKAKFAAHPQVRRIAKHRQVPKHIYNAQAEIRTIREKSKRKEANRRAHSKKGTVPFVSEREKHIVRQDE from the exons atgaaggtGAAGATTTTAACAAGAAATCCGGACGAATATTTACGTGAAACTAAACGTGATATTCATAAAC TTCCTAGGAATTATGATCCATCATTACATCCTTTTGAAGCGGCAAGAGAATACACAAGAGCTTTAAATGCGGTAAAATTGGATAAAATTTTTGCAAAGCCATTCATTGGTAATTTGGAAGGCCATAAAGATGGTATATCAGCTGTTTGTAAACATCCTATGCGTTTGTCGGTTCTTCTTAGCGGTGCTTTCGAtggagaattaaaaatatggaATCTATCTAATAGAACATCAGAAAGATCTTTCTTAGCACATGATGGTATACTTCGTGGTATTATATTTGTTCCAAGTGGACAGCATTTTATAACTATAGGCGATGATAAAACCATAAAGACATGGAAAGCTGAAAAGCCATCATTTGGTGAAGAAGAGGAacctgttaatactattattagcaaa ACTCAATTAATTGGTATATCGCATCATCGAAGAGATCCAATTTTTGCAACTTGTGGAGATACTTGTCAACTTTGGGAAGAGACAAGGAATGAACCGATACGTACTTTCAAATGGGGTGTAGATAGTTTACATGATGTTAAGTATAATCCTGTTGAAACAAATTTGTTAG ctGCTTGTTCTAGCGATCgtagtattattttatatgacgCTAGAGAAACAGGTccattaagaaaaattataatgagatTACAAACTAACAAACTTTCTTGGAATCCAATGGAAGCTGTCACTTTTACGTGTGCTAATGAGGATTATAA cttATATACTTACGATATACGTACATTAAAGATACCAGTAAATGTACACATGGATCATGTAGGTGCCGTAATAGATGTAGATTATTCTCCAACTGGTAGAGAATTTGTTTCTGGTAGTTACGACAAATCTATTCGTATTTACGAAGTTAATAAAGGACATTCTCGAGAGGTTTATCACACGAAACGAATGCAAAGGATCACCAACGTGGCTTGGTCTCttgacaataaatatataattagtgGTAGCGATGAAATGAATTTACGTGTATGGAAAGCTAGAGCCTCAGAAAAATTAGGTGTG cTTAAACCCAGGGAAAAAACGTCTTTGAATTATTGCAATGCATTGAAAGCAAAATTCGCGGCTCATCCACAAGTACGTCGTATTGCTAAGCATAGACAAGTGCcaaaacatatttataatgcCCAAGCTGAGATACGAACGATTCGTGAAAAGAGTAAACGAAA GGAGGCTAATAGACGTGCTCATTCAAAGAAAGGAACAGTACCATTCGTATCGGAAAGGGAAAAGCATATTGTACGTCAGGATGAATAA
- the LOC124421803 gene encoding endocuticle structural glycoprotein SgAbd-1-like, translated as MKILVLLLGLTVVSYAQYNRYPYNPEYYGKHIAILRQSKDTAPDGSYSYSYDTENGISVAEQGRPKNIGPGQIEEVRGQYSYTAPDGTPILVTYIADENGFQASGAHLPTPPPIPPAIQRALSYNAAHPEEEEPYRRY; from the exons ATGAAGATCCTT GTGCTGTTACTCGGTCTAACGGTGGTATCGTATGCACAATACAACAGATATCCATACAACCCCGAGTACTACGGCAAACATATCGCCATATTGCGACAATCGAAAGACACAGCACCAGACGGATCTTATTCCTACAG ttACGACACCGAAAATGGGATCTCGGTAGCGGAACAAGGACGTCCAAAAAACATTGGTCCAGGTCAAATCGAGGAGGTCAGAGGTCAATATAGTTACACGGCACCAGATGGTACACCGATATTAGTCACTTACATCGCAGACGAAAACGGTTTCCAAGCGAGCGGTGCTCACCTACCTACACCACCGCCCATTCCACCTGCCATCCAACGAGCCCTCAGCTACAACGCGGCTCATCCCGAGGAGGAGGAGCCTTACAGAAGATATTAG
- the LOC124425598 gene encoding endocuticle structural glycoprotein SgAbd-2-like — protein MQYTILILALVGSALGQYGGFRGFNQNLFPQTPKPSYQQPQYQPEYNPYSGRFIAIRSQQRDSFPDGSYNWSYETENGISASETGRPKPGGAPGQQAEAVQGRFSYTAPDGTPIQLDYVADENGFHPQGAHLPTPPPIPEAIRRALAANPSGLDDSKYGPAYNQIPYRRY, from the exons atgCAGTACACA ATACTGATCCTCGCTCTTGTTGGCTCTGCCTTGGGGCAATACGGAGGATTCAGAGGTTTCAATCAAAATCTCTTTCCGCAAACACCAAAGCCTAGTTATCAACAGCCGCAGTATCAACCGGAATACAA cCCATACAGTGGTCGGTTTATAGCGATTCGTAGTCAGCAACGTGATTCCTTCCCGGACGGCTCGTACAACTGGAGCTACGAGACAGAAAATGGAATTTCAGCATCGGAAACAGGTCGTCCTAAGCCTGGTGGTGCACCTGGACAGCAAGCCGAG GCGGTACAGGGTAGATTCTCATACACGGCACCCGATGGTACACCTATTCAATTGGACTATGTGGCAGATGAAAATGGCTTCCATCCTCAGGGTGCTCATTTACCAACGCCACCCCCAATTCCAGAAGCCATAAGACGTGCGCTAGCAGCCAATCCATCTGGACTAGACGATTCAAAATACGGACCGGCTTATAATCAAATACCATATAGAAGATATTAA